GGGAGAAGCTCGTGGTGATCGAGACGCTCGCCGATCTCTACGCGCGGCTCAAGCAGGCGGTCACCGCCGAGGTCGCGGCGTACCGGGAACGCGTCGAGTTCCTGAGCCGCCGCCGCGTGCTGACGGATCCCGCGCGCGCGCTCCGCGATCTCCACCGCCGCCTCGACGAGCTCCAGGGCCGCCTGCGCCTAGGCCTCCGCTCGAGCCAGCGCCAGGTCAGGCACCGCGTGGCGCTCGCCACCGGCGCCTTGCGCTCACGTAATCCCTTGGCTAGGATTGCCGGCGGCGCGGCGCTGCTCGTCCAGCTGAGGGGCCGGCTCGTGGCCGCGGCCGCGCACAGCATGAAGGCGTCGCGCTCCCGCTTCGCCGAGACGGTCGGCCGGCTCGAGAGCCTCTCGCCTTTGGGAGTGCTGGCGCGCGGATACAGCCTGACGCGCCTGCCCTCGGGGGCCGTCGTGCGGAGCGCCGGGCAGGTCGCCGTGGGCGACCCCCTCGAGATCCTCCTGTACCAAGGCGCGCTCGGGGCGCGCGTGACCGACGTCAAGGAACGGGATGAAAGACATCAAGTTTGAGGACGCGGTTCAGCGGCTCGAGCAGATCGTGGACCAGCTCGAGGCCGGCGACCTGCCGCTCGAGCAGTCGCTCAAGGTTTTCGAAGAGGGCGTCGCGCTCGCCCGCCGCTGCGCCAAGTACCTCGAGGAGGCCGAGAAGCGCATCGAGCTCCTGACCAAGGACGAGTCGGGGCTGCTCAAGGTCGAGCCCTTCGAGTGGGACAAGGACGCCCAGTCATGAAGATCCACCAGCCGTGACGATGGGGCAGTCGTGAGCTTCGATCTCGCCGCCTACATGGCCGAGCAGACCCGCGCCGTCGACCAGGCGCTCGGCCGCTTCCTGCCGGCCGAGTCGGCGCCGCCCGAGACGCTCCACCGGGCCATGCGGTACAGCGTCTTCGCCGGCGGCAAGCGCCTGCGTCCCGTCCTCGTCATCGCCGGCGCCGAGGCGGTCGGCGGCAGCCCGGACGACGTCATGCCGACGGCCTGCGCCGTGGAGATGATCCACACGTACTCGCTGATCCACGACGATTTGCCCGCCATGGACAACGACGACTTCCGTCGCGGCGTGCCGACCAACCACAAGGTTTTCGGAGAGGCCCTCGCCATCTTGGCGGGGGACGCGTTGCTGACACTGGCGT
The sequence above is drawn from the Candidatus Methylomirabilota bacterium genome and encodes:
- a CDS encoding exodeoxyribonuclease VII small subunit, whose amino-acid sequence is MKDIKFEDAVQRLEQIVDQLEAGDLPLEQSLKVFEEGVALARRCAKYLEEAEKRIELLTKDESGLLKVEPFEWDKDAQS